The window ATTGGGCTCGTTGCCAAGAAAATATGGATATGTGGTTGCTCTGCTACTTTTAGCGCTTCCCACGTCCTATCAATATCCTTTTGAATACAGCGGGCAAGCCCTGTCACAATCGAATTTTTCACCGTGCTAGCAATGCGATTGACCGCCTCAAAATCACCAGGAGATGAGGCAGGGAATCCCGCCTCGATAATTGTGACACCTAAACGCTCTAGTTGTTTTGCTATTTCGATTTTTTCAGCTGTATTTAAATTAATACCAGCTGATTGCTCACCATCGCGCAATGTTGTATCGAAAATATCTATTTTTCTCATCATTATTGTACAGTAACCTTTTGTTTTCCTTGGTTAATGAATGGCATCATTGCACGTAATTTTGCCCCAACTTCCTCAATTTGGTGGTTAGCGCCTGCTTCTTTGAATTTTGTATATTCAGGACGACCAGTTTCGTTTTCTTCGATCCAGCGTTTTGCGAATGTGCCGTCTTGGATGTCTGTTAGCACTTCTTTCATGCGCGCTTTAACAGATGCATCGATAATGCGTGGACCTGAAACATAGTCGCCCCACTCTGCTGTATCTGAAATTGAGTAGCGCATTGTTGCCATACCACCCTCGAACATTAGGTCAACGATTAATTTTAATTCGTGTAGCGTTTCAAAGTATGCAAGTTCTGGTTGATAGCCTGCTTCAACTAATGTTTCGAAACCAGCTTTCACTAGCTCAGTTGTACCACCGCAAAGTACAGCTTGCTCACCAAAAAGGTCTGTAACTGTTTCTTCAGCGAATGTTGTTTCAAGTAAACCACCACGTGCAGAACCAATTCCTTTCCCGTATGCAAGTGCAATTTCACGTGCCTCACCTGTTGCATCTTGGTGAATCGCGAATAATCCTGGAACGCCTGCACCTTCTGTAAATTGACGACGAACTAAGTGACCAGGGCCTTTTGGTGCTACTAGGAACACGTCTACATCAGCAGGTGGTTGAATTTGATCGAAGTGTACGTTAAAACCGTGTGCAAACATTAATGCTTTACCGGCTGTTAAATGTGGCGCGATTTCTGCTTCATAAACTGCTTTTTGACGCTCGTCAGGAAGTAAAATTTGGATAACATCCGCTTCTGCTGCAGCTTCTGAAACTGTTTTTACATCTAAACCATCCGCTTTTGCTGCATCATATGATTTACCTGGGCGAATCCCAACAACTACATCAAAACCTGATTCTTTTAAGTTAAGAGCATGTGCATGGCCTTGTGATCCGTACCCAATAATTGCGATTTTTTTACCTTTTAGTACTTGCTCGTTAATTTCGTTTTCATAATACATTTTTGACATTTTTGTTTCCTCCAATTAGTTAAGTTAGTTTTTTTAGAAATTAGGGCTTCAGATGACATCCTCCACCCTAAGAAATCTCGCATGTTATTTTAAAATCGACAATTGTGGACCCTCTACTTTTTGCGTTTCACGAACAGCTGCTGTTGCGCCTGTACGTGTCAATTCTTTAATGCCATATGGGCGAATTAATTCGATAAAGGCATCAATTTTGTCGGGATGTCCGACTACTTCATACGTCACCACATTTTTAGCAGTATCAACAACTTGTGGACGGAATGGCTCTACAATCGCATTCATTTCAAGTCGTAAATTGGGTGGTGATACGACCTTTACTAAAGCCAACTCACGTAAAACGATCGCTTTTTCTGTAATATCATTGACCTTTAACACATCAATTTGTTTTGATAATTGCTTAATTAATTGTTCAATTTTACTTTCATCTTCTACATTTACGACAAACGTCATTTTTGAGAAGTTCGGTTGCTCTGTATGGCCAACAGTAATGGACTCAATATTAAATTGGCGTTTCATTAATAAACCTGTGACACGATTCAAAACGCCACTTTGATTAATTACAGTTACAGTAATGACACGTTTCATAGTTTTTTCACTCCAATCATTTCATGTAAGCCTTTACCTGGTGCAACCATTGGATAGACATTTTCTAATTGCTTCACACGACAATCAATTACTACTGGTTCATCTGATAAAATGGCTTCTGCAAAAATCGCCTCGGCTTCTGATAAATTATCAATGCGATACCCTTTAACGCCATACGCATCGGCTAACTTTACGAAATCGGGTTGGATCGGCATTAACGATTGTGAATAGCGCTCCTCGTAAAATGTTTCCTGCCATTGACGTACCATTCCTAAGCAGCTGTTGTTTAAAATTACGACTTTCACCGGTAAGTTAAACTCTTTTAACAATGCCAGCTCCTGATTCGTCATTTGGAAACCTGCATCCCCCACAATGGAAATAACTTTCTTATCTGGACGAGCAAATTGTGCGCCAATCGCTGCTGGGAAACCGAAGCCCATCGTTCCTAAACCACCTGAAGTTACCCAGCCATGGTCATTGTTTAAGCGGTAATATTGGGCAGCCCACATTTGATGCTGACCAACATCTGTTGTGACAATAGCATCTCCACCTGTTAATTTGTGGATGATTTCAAGTGCTTGCTGCGGTAAAATTTCTTCGCCAGCTTCTGTGTACCACAATGGATACGCTTGACGACTTTCTTTTAAGTAAGCAACCCAATCGGATGTATCTGACATCGTAAAGTCTTTTTTCAATAATGCGTACAACGCTTCCTTCGCATCAGCAACAATTGGAATATCTGTCGGGACATTTTTGCCGATTTCTGCTGGGTCGATGTCAATATGGATAATCGTTGCATTCGGTGCAAATGTTGCTAAGTTCCCTGTTAAGCGGTCATCAAAGCGTGCGCCAATATTGAGTAATAGGTCACATTTTGTAATTGCATCATTAGCCGTTACATAACCATGCATCCCTGCCATGCCGTAAAATTGCTCATGATCACCATGGATACTCCCTAAACCAAGTAATGTATTTACAACTGGTAAATTATATTTTTCTATAAATTCAGTTAATTGATTGCGTGCATCGGCAAATAATACACCCGCTCCAGCAAGCACAAGCGGTTTTTTTGCGATTGATAATGCTTGAATCGCCTTTTGAATTTGTAAGTAATTTGGTTTAGTTGTTGGTTGGTAACCTGGTAAATAAATTTCATCCGGTGTTTTAATTTGATCGTCCTGGAAAATTGATTGAGAAACGTTTTTCGGGAAATCGATTAATACCGGACCTTTACGACCTGTATTCGCAATATGGAATGCTTCTTGCACGATTCGTGGAATATCTGCTACATCCTGAACTTGGTAGTTATGCTTTGTAATCGGTGTTGTAATGCCGATAATATCCGCTTCTTGGAATGCATCTGTACCAATAACTGATGTCGCCACTTGCCCTGTGAAAATGACTAATGGAATCGAATCAATCATCGCATCGGCAATTCCTGTCACTAGGTTTGTCGCACCTGGACCTGATGTCGCGATTACGACACCGGGCTGATTTGTGACACGTGCATAACCTTCTGCTGCGTGAATGGCACCTTGCTCATGTCTTGTTAAAATATGGCGAATCGGATTGCGATAAAGCGCATCATAAATTTGTAACACGGCACCACCAGGGTAACCAAAAATTATATCAACACCTTGATCATGTAGAGACTGTACTAAAATGTCTGCACCATCTCTCGGTTTCTTTACTTGTTGATCTTCAGCTGTACTTTCGATTTCTTGCTTTGTTGAAACATTTGCACTCATATTTGAACTCTCCTTCCTTTTTTAAGAAACAAAAAAGCCCTTTTATCCGCACGCAAAAGAAATCCTGTTGCGTAGGGATGAAAAAGACTTTTCATGGTACCACCCTCGTTTGTAGCGAAATTAAACATCCTTTCACATTGCTAGTGAAAGACCATTTATTGACCCTGCTACCTCGTGAATCGTGCTGATACTAGATTTACACTTTAGCTAATGCTAAAAAGTGCTAAAAAATCTAGCGGACGATTCATTAATAACGAGCACTTCGAATGTGCCCGGAGCTATCTAATGGCAAAATGCGTTTAATAGCTCACTCCGAGGGGATGTCGGATACAGTTGTATCGCCGGCTTCCACCACTGCCGGCTCTCTGGTAAATACAATGCTCTGTAACCTTTAACCTCATCAACGTTTTAACATATTAAATTTTCATCTTTAGATTTTCATGACGCCACCTTGAGAAGCATTCGTTACTAATGCTGAGTAACGAGCTAACCAGCCGCGCTTAATTTTTGGTTCAAATACTGGTAATTTTGTACGACGTTCCGCTAATACTTCATCGGATACTTGTAAGTTAATCGTACGTGCTGGTAAGTCAATTTCGATAATATCACCATTTTCAACTAAAGCGATTGGACCGCCTTCTGCTGCTTCTGGTGAAATATGACCAATGGAAATTCCGCGTGATGCGCCACTAAAACGACCATCTGTTATTAACGCAACTTTTGTTCCTAGCCCTCGCCCTTGAATCGCTGACGTTGGCGCAAGCATTTCCGGCATTCCCGGACCACCTTTTGGCCCCTCATATCGGATAACAACGACATGCCCCTCACTTACTTCACCATTATCAATAGCTTCCTGAGCATCTTCTTGTGAGCTAAATACAATCGCCTCACCAGTAAATACTTTAATCGATGGATCCACCGCACCTACTTTAATAACGGAGCCTTCTGGTGCGATATTGCCGAATAATACAGACAAACCACCCACTGCACTATATGGATTATCTTTCGTGCGAATTACATTTTCATTTGTAATATGGTAATCCTTCACAAGTTCACGCATCGTTAAGCCCGTAATAGTCGGGCGATCTGGATGAATGGCGCCTGGAATTTTTGTTAATTCATTAATAATAGCTTGTACGCCACCTGCTTTATTAATATCATCCATCGAAATATCCGATGCTGGCATAATTTTTGCTATATACGGTACACGCTCTGCTACTTTATTAATCTCTTCAATGTTATAGTCAATTTCCGCCTCATTGGCAATGGCTAATGTGTGCAGCACCGTATTTGTCGAGCCACCCATTGCCATATCTAACGCAAAGGCATCATCAATTGCTTCTTTTGTAATGATGTCACGAGGTTTAACGTCCTCTTTAATCATGCGAACTAAGTGTTTTGCTGCATCTTTTATGAGCTGGTGTCGCTCTGCACTTGTCGCTACGATTGTTCCGTTACCTGGAAGTGCTACACCGAGCATCTCCATTAAACAGTTCATCGAGTTGGCAGTGAACATTCCTGAGCAAGAACCACATGTTGGACAGGCGTTGTTTTCAATATCAAGCAACTCTTCAGCAGTCATCGTACCTGCTTTATGAGCACCTACCCCTTCAAATACACTCGTCAGTGATAATTGCTTGCCACTTGCCGATGTACCTGCTTCCATAGGACCACCTGATACGAACACAGATGGAACGTTCGTGCGTACAGCTGCCATTAACATTCCTGGTGTAATTTTGTCACAGTTTGGAATGTAGAAAACACCGTCAAACCAGTGTGCATTAATAACCGTTTCAGCAGAGTCTGCAATAATTTCACGCGATGGTAAGGAATAACGCATTCCAATATGTCCCATTGCGATTCCATCATCAACACCGATCGTATTGAACTCGAATGGAATACCGCCTGCTTCAATAATGGCTTCCTTTACAACGTCTGCAAATTCGCGTAAATGAACGTGTCCTGGAATAATATCAATATAAGAGTTACAAACACCGATGAATGGCTTCTCTAAATCTCTTGCCTTCACTTTCCCCGTAGCGTATAAAAGACTACGGTGTGGAGCTCGGTCAACCCCTAATTTAATCATATCGCTTCTCATTTCTAAACGCCCCTCAACGTAATCCATTTACTTTCAAGTACATGTATTTACAACTTATTTTATTAGAAATATAGATGGCCTTGACTCACTTTCTACCATCCTATTCAATTACGCCTTAGCGTAATTACGTCTAGATTTTTTCAGCTGGCTTTTGAACACCCCTTGAATAGGAAATTAAAACCTTATTCATCTCACCAACTATAAAAATTAGGAGTTTTCTGCTGAAAAAAAGATGTAATAGTCAGTCCTTCTTTCTACCTTGAACTTCTAACGCGTAACCGTTTCAATGATTCTTTCAAGTTCAAAATTTGAGTTGGAATTACTAAGTTGGTGTACTAAATTGTTGTTATCATAGTACGAATGAATAGTGGTCGTCAACACTATTTTTTAATTATTTAAACAATTCAAAAAGTTTACGTTTGATTGAAATCGCTTTCATCGTGGAACCTGGGCGTTTTATGCTCGTAAAATACTTTATTACAGAAAATTGAATTTTTTGTTTTTTCTTAATAATTAGGTTATAAGAGTTGCGCGTAACTTTTTTTCGAAACAAAAAAGAAGAGAACCCGATTGTTCGGAATGTTCCCTTCTCTTCATCTCGTATTCTTCTATTTAAAAATATTTCTAAAATATGATGTTAAAAAGATATCGTGTGGATCATACATTTGTCGCAGTTCATTGAATTTAGCCACATTTGGGTAATAATTTTCGATATTATCGCGGTTATATTTGTTCATTTTGCCCCAATGTGGTCGCCCATTGTATTTCAGCATCATGTCATGCACCCAAGCAAAATAGCTCGATTCGTCCATTCCTTTATACATATGAAACGCCAGGAACGCACTTTCTTCTTCCTGAGTCGGACTTAAATAGCCTGTTTCGCCTGCAGTTGTACGACATTCAATTGGGAAATGAACATCAAATTGTTGACGCGCAAATACATAGTTCACTTCTTCTATACACGCTTCAAACTGATTAACAGGAATCGCATATTCCGTTTCTACAAACTTTACGCTACGCGGAGACGGGTAAACTTCATAACTAATATCTGTACGGTGCTCTTGACCAACCGCAACCGAACATAATTTACTAATCGGCAAACTAAGGGATGGCTTCCATTTACAAATTTCCGATGCGACGAAAAATGCACCGTTCTCAATGACTTGTACCTTCGTTCGATCTACCAACTTTTGCAATTTCGATTGGGCAATCGGATCCACTTGCTTCATCTTTTTCACTTGGATTTGATCGCTTCCTGGGAAGTAAAACCATTCAACATTGCGATTTTCACGGATCGTTTGTTGGAAGTTATCCACCTCTATTTGGAAATCGCTTCTTTCCGATGTATATTCTAAGCTATACAACGGCATGACATGAATCGTAACTGTTACGAGGATGCCTAATAAGCCCAATGACACATGCAACGCCTCTGACAGTGCATCTGGTCTGCGCTCTTGTTCGAAATACTCCCCCTCACCGGTCACAATGCCCCAGCGTTTCACCATCGAAGAAAATGAACCGAGCGTAACCCCGGTTCCATGCGTTCCCGTCGAAATGGCACCCGCTAATGTTTGATATTGAATATCCCCCATATTAATGAGCGCTAATCCATACTCTGCTAAAATCGGACCGACTTCATGCAAATACGTTCCCGCATAAAAAGTCGCAGTTTGTGTTTCTTTATCTACCTGAATAAGTCCTCGTAAATTATGTAATGTTAGTGCAGATTGCTCTGGCATGGCAATCGGACTGAATGAATGCGCAGCACCTGTTACACGAATCGTTTTTTTTGAAAATGTATGCTCCTTCACAATCGCACATACCTCATCAATCGATTGTGGTGCATAAAATTGACTTGGATAGGATAAATAGCTTCCTGACCAATTTGTCCATTTTGCCCCGTTCCGCCATTTTTTTATAGAAAACATTGCCCATCCCCCCGATATGTTTGAATCGACCCAAAGTACTTACCATCTTTTACTGCATGTAATACTTGAAATCGCTCACATAGCTCCCCAGCTTTTGAATGGCGCAAGTAAAGCGTATCACCAATGTTGACCGTGCCTTTCTTAACAACAACCGGTGTTTGCACTTCCCCAGCACCTTCTTGTGGTAAAAATTCAAAACGATCCGCTTCCACAAAGGACGGCAATCGATCTTTTCCTACTGCGCCTGACGCAATATAGCCTCCACCATGGCAAACGACGATATTTGGAGCAAACTGTCGTGTAACACGCAGGGCAAATCCAACTGCTGGTACTAATGATAATGTATCATAACGATCAAATAATGCCGGGGCAAAGAATGCAGAGCCTACTGTAATTTCCGTAACATCTTGTTGCTGCGCGGTATATTGCATACTGCCTGACCCCCCAGCATTGACGAATTTTACATTATTTAAGCTTTTAACATGGGCCACAGCAAATTGACGAAAGGCTGTCACTTTCTTTTTAGATTGCTTTTTTAATGTACGGATCAGTGTAGTTTGTAAGCCGAACAGCTGCGAGGATTGATCGGCGACACCCGCAATTTGCGCATCATAGCCCATGACACCACTAACCGTAACCGAATCAAGTGCTTGTAATAGATCTGTCAGTTCATTTAATGCCTGGAAGTTTGCAATGGGTGAACGTTTTGATCCAAAGTACAGCACTTGAAAATCTGTTGAAACATTTACATCAATACAAATTTCAAATACGATCCCCTCTGCTTTTGCAATTGTATTTAACAATTTAGCTTGCTCAATCGCATCAACCATGAACGTAATGGACTTACCTTTTTTCACCCAATCTGCAAGAAGCATAATGGACTGTTTTTCGTATACCGGGTAGCCAATTAGAAATTCGTCTAAGCCTTCTTCAAGTAAAAAAAATGTTTCGCTTGCTGTAAACGTCATAAAACCGGCGCAATGATTTATTCGCTTTGAAATATAGCTCAACAGAGGCGCAGATCGGATTGATTTTGTCGCGATTCGGATCTTTTTTTGTCCACATGCTTCATTTACAAATGCGATATTTTGTTCTAAAGCATCGAGATCAAGCCATGCAAAAGGCCGTTCGATTTCAGAGAAAACTCGTTCAAATTTTTCCAACTCCGTTCACTCCTTCGTTTTTAATAATTCGCCCTTAAGAAATAATTCCCCTGCTAATTCTAAAGAAATTGTAGGTATTACCCTTATAAACTAGTATCAATTACCCTTCTGCGTAATTGCGTACAAATTTTGAATTGTACTAATATAGGGTTTTGCCTAAGTTCGTCGCATTCATCTCAATTCAAAAGAAAAAAGCTATTTTGAATTCAATCAAAATAGCTTTTTTATTTAATAACTTATATGTTACTTATTTTAATAGCATTAATTCAAGCGCAAAATTTATTATAAACAAACTATGGATACCAACAAAAATTAATCCTTGACGGTTCAGTTTTTTCATTAAAGCTAAGTCCATGTTCATCACCTCTTCATTTGAGTTAATAAAACTATACAACAAACAAGGTCAAAAATCAAAACTTTTTGTACAATTTGTGAACTATCTTTCATCCATTCTTCATTTTTTCATGTCATAATAGATGCAAGACATTTTTTTAAGGAGGGTTTATCGATGTTAAAAAAAGCTTTAATTGTAATTGATTACACGTATGATTTTGTCGCAACAGATGGAAAATTAACTTGTGGAGCTCCTGGACAAGCGATTGAAGGGACGATTACTTCCTTAATTGAACAGTTTATGAAGGAGCAAGACGTGGTCGTTTTTGCGAATGATTTACATTTTGAACAAGATCCGTATCATCCTGAAACGGTGCTTTTCCCACCTCATAACATTATAGGAACACCTGGCCGTGACTTATACGGTATGGTAAAAGATGCCTATGAGCAGTATAAGGATCAGGTCATTTCATTTGATAAAACACGATACAGCGCATTTGCAGGGACGAACTTGGATATTTTATTGCGCGCTCGAAACATTTCAGAAGTAGTACTTGTTGGCGTTTGTACCGATATTTGTGTGTTACACACAGCTGTTGACGCATATAATTTAGGGTATACGATTACCGTGCCAAAGGATGGTGTGGCAAGCTTTAACGTGGCTGGGCATAACTGGGCACTGCAGCATTTCCAAACGACACTTGGTGCAAAGATTCTTTAAAAATTTTTCTTTTCAACGTTTAACTTTCAGATTTCAGGAAATAATTAAGTAGATACCATTATCATTCTTAATCTTTCAAAAGGAGTTGAACAACATGATCAGTTTCATTTGGTTTTTAATCATCGGCGGTTTGCTAGGATGGTTAGCGGGCGTTATATTAGGGAAAGATGTTCCAGGCGGAATTATTGGTAATATTATTGCGGGAATCATCGGCTCATGGATTGGTAGTATGGTTTTAGGTAACTGGGGTTGGCAAGTATCTGACTTCTATGTATTCCCTGCTCTTATTGGTGCCATTGTTTTAATATTTATCGTAAGCTTAATTTTAAAATCCATGCGCAAAGCAACGTAATTTTTAAAAGATATGGAAGATAAAGGGATAATCACCCTCTTTATACTAGGAAAAGGCATTCAGAATGATGTTTCATCTGAGTGCCTTTTGTCGTTAATAAGATAAATTTTTATCACACTTTGAATCTTCAAAATAAGTGATATTTGATAATGTTTCACTAAGAAATCCACCTTGAAGTTAGCTGAAATTTGCTAAATTGGAAAGGAATCATAAGCAAAAAATTATCCTAAAAAAACAAAGTATGCTTATTCTCAAAAATATTGTACGATAGGAATGATGATCGACAGAAAGAGGTTCAACTAATGGAATCAAAGAAACTACAAATCAAACAACCAAAATATCAAACAATTGCTGAAGATATTGCTTCTAAAATTGTCGAAAAAAAATATATTGTTGGTGAAAAAATTTATGCCCGCTCATCGCTCGCATCCCAATACAATGTGTCAGCAGAAACAGCGCGTCGTGCCATTGCAGTCTTGCAGGATTTGGACATTGTGGAAGCGACAAAAGGAAGTGGCGTTATTATTACTTCGTATGAAAATGCCGCAAAATTTGTCCATCGGCTTGAAGGTGTTCAATCCATTTGGGAGTTGCAATCTACCTTACAACAAAGCATTGATAAACAAATCGTCGAGCTAACAACATTAAAAGAAACGACAAAGGAATTGATTAATCGAACAAATCGTTTCCGTAATATTAATCCGTTCGTTCCGTTTCAATTAGAAATTACCGAAAATTGCCCTTTTTTGTACAAGAATATTGGCGAAATCAATTTTTGGCAAAATACAAGAGCAACAATCGTTGGTATACGAAAAGACGACCATTTAATCATGTCTCCCGGTCCATATGCAACACTTGATGCTGGCAATGTTATTTACTTTATCGGTGATGATGAATCATTAGCAAATGCGCAACAATTTTTACAACTTTAGCCATAGTAAAATAAGGGCAATCTAACCGTCCCTTTTACAATCAAAATAATTAATTTTTATAAAGCCGAAACGCTGTTAAATCAACGTTTCGGCTTTTTATTTTTTGCATTTTACAGGCACACCTCCCCCTTTTAGGAAAGGTATCACTTTTTATTACACTACAATATAAATTCGAATCACTCATTTGACAAAAGTAACAACTTACCGTTAACATTAAGTTGTTACTTTGTTCAAAGCGTAACAATTTTATCTTCATTCAGCAGAAGACTCCCATCTCAATAGGTGGCGTGATGAATGCAAGTATAGCTTTTTACTGTGGACTTCCAAACGCTAACTGAATGAAGATATAGCCCACGGCGGATGTCAAGGATTTTGAAAGGAGTCAATATTAGGAAGTTTGCCTATGGTCTTCGCATCCATGCGACAACGGCTAACTGACTTGCATCGTGCAGGC is drawn from Solibacillus sp. R5-41 and contains these coding sequences:
- a CDS encoding cysteine hydrolase family protein; its protein translation is MLKKALIVIDYTYDFVATDGKLTCGAPGQAIEGTITSLIEQFMKEQDVVVFANDLHFEQDPYHPETVLFPPHNIIGTPGRDLYGMVKDAYEQYKDQVISFDKTRYSAFAGTNLDILLRARNISEVVLVGVCTDICVLHTAVDAYNLGYTITVPKDGVASFNVAGHNWALQHFQTTLGAKIL
- a CDS encoding alanine racemase, translated to MEKFERVFSEIERPFAWLDLDALEQNIAFVNEACGQKKIRIATKSIRSAPLLSYISKRINHCAGFMTFTASETFFLLEEGLDEFLIGYPVYEKQSIMLLADWVKKGKSITFMVDAIEQAKLLNTIAKAEGIVFEICIDVNVSTDFQVLYFGSKRSPIANFQALNELTDLLQALDSVTVSGVMGYDAQIAGVADQSSQLFGLQTTLIRTLKKQSKKKVTAFRQFAVAHVKSLNNVKFVNAGGSGSMQYTAQQQDVTEITVGSAFFAPALFDRYDTLSLVPAVGFALRVTRQFAPNIVVCHGGGYIASGAVGKDRLPSFVEADRFEFLPQEGAGEVQTPVVVKKGTVNIGDTLYLRHSKAGELCERFQVLHAVKDGKYFGSIQTYRGDGQCFL
- the ilvD gene encoding dihydroxy-acid dehydratase, which codes for MRSDMIKLGVDRAPHRSLLYATGKVKARDLEKPFIGVCNSYIDIIPGHVHLREFADVVKEAIIEAGGIPFEFNTIGVDDGIAMGHIGMRYSLPSREIIADSAETVINAHWFDGVFYIPNCDKITPGMLMAAVRTNVPSVFVSGGPMEAGTSASGKQLSLTSVFEGVGAHKAGTMTAEELLDIENNACPTCGSCSGMFTANSMNCLMEMLGVALPGNGTIVATSAERHQLIKDAAKHLVRMIKEDVKPRDIITKEAIDDAFALDMAMGGSTNTVLHTLAIANEAEIDYNIEEINKVAERVPYIAKIMPASDISMDDINKAGGVQAIINELTKIPGAIHPDRPTITGLTMRELVKDYHITNENVIRTKDNPYSAVGGLSVLFGNIAPEGSVIKVGAVDPSIKVFTGEAIVFSSQEDAQEAIDNGEVSEGHVVVIRYEGPKGGPGMPEMLAPTSAIQGRGLGTKVALITDGRFSGASRGISIGHISPEAAEGGPIALVENGDIIEIDLPARTINLQVSDEVLAERRTKLPVFEPKIKRGWLARYSALVTNASQGGVMKI
- a CDS encoding GlsB/YeaQ/YmgE family stress response membrane protein; protein product: MISFIWFLIIGGLLGWLAGVILGKDVPGGIIGNIIAGIIGSWIGSMVLGNWGWQVSDFYVFPALIGAIVLIFIVSLILKSMRKAT
- a CDS encoding D-arabinono-1,4-lactone oxidase encodes the protein MFSIKKWRNGAKWTNWSGSYLSYPSQFYAPQSIDEVCAIVKEHTFSKKTIRVTGAAHSFSPIAMPEQSALTLHNLRGLIQVDKETQTATFYAGTYLHEVGPILAEYGLALINMGDIQYQTLAGAISTGTHGTGVTLGSFSSMVKRWGIVTGEGEYFEQERRPDALSEALHVSLGLLGILVTVTIHVMPLYSLEYTSERSDFQIEVDNFQQTIRENRNVEWFYFPGSDQIQVKKMKQVDPIAQSKLQKLVDRTKVQVIENGAFFVASEICKWKPSLSLPISKLCSVAVGQEHRTDISYEVYPSPRSVKFVETEYAIPVNQFEACIEEVNYVFARQQFDVHFPIECRTTAGETGYLSPTQEEESAFLAFHMYKGMDESSYFAWVHDMMLKYNGRPHWGKMNKYNRDNIENYYPNVAKFNELRQMYDPHDIFLTSYFRNIFK
- a CDS encoding TrkA C-terminal domain-containing protein, producing MESKKLQIKQPKYQTIAEDIASKIVEKKYIVGEKIYARSSLASQYNVSAETARRAIAVLQDLDIVEATKGSGVIITSYENAAKFVHRLEGVQSIWELQSTLQQSIDKQIVELTTLKETTKELINRTNRFRNINPFVPFQLEITENCPFLYKNIGEINFWQNTRATIVGIRKDDHLIMSPGPYATLDAGNVIYFIGDDESLANAQQFLQL
- the ilvN gene encoding acetolactate synthase small subunit encodes the protein MKRVITVTVINQSGVLNRVTGLLMKRQFNIESITVGHTEQPNFSKMTFVVNVEDESKIEQLIKQLSKQIDVLKVNDITEKAIVLRELALVKVVSPPNLRLEMNAIVEPFRPQVVDTAKNVVTYEVVGHPDKIDAFIELIRPYGIKELTRTGATAAVRETQKVEGPQLSILK
- the ilvB gene encoding biosynthetic-type acetolactate synthase large subunit codes for the protein MSANVSTKQEIESTAEDQQVKKPRDGADILVQSLHDQGVDIIFGYPGGAVLQIYDALYRNPIRHILTRHEQGAIHAAEGYARVTNQPGVVIATSGPGATNLVTGIADAMIDSIPLVIFTGQVATSVIGTDAFQEADIIGITTPITKHNYQVQDVADIPRIVQEAFHIANTGRKGPVLIDFPKNVSQSIFQDDQIKTPDEIYLPGYQPTTKPNYLQIQKAIQALSIAKKPLVLAGAGVLFADARNQLTEFIEKYNLPVVNTLLGLGSIHGDHEQFYGMAGMHGYVTANDAITKCDLLLNIGARFDDRLTGNLATFAPNATIIHIDIDPAEIGKNVPTDIPIVADAKEALYALLKKDFTMSDTSDWVAYLKESRQAYPLWYTEAGEEILPQQALEIIHKLTGGDAIVTTDVGQHQMWAAQYYRLNNDHGWVTSGGLGTMGFGFPAAIGAQFARPDKKVISIVGDAGFQMTNQELALLKEFNLPVKVVILNNSCLGMVRQWQETFYEERYSQSLMPIQPDFVKLADAYGVKGYRIDNLSEAEAIFAEAILSDEPVVIDCRVKQLENVYPMVAPGKGLHEMIGVKKL
- the ilvC gene encoding ketol-acid reductoisomerase, whose protein sequence is MSKMYYENEINEQVLKGKKIAIIGYGSQGHAHALNLKESGFDVVVGIRPGKSYDAAKADGLDVKTVSEAAAEADVIQILLPDERQKAVYEAEIAPHLTAGKALMFAHGFNVHFDQIQPPADVDVFLVAPKGPGHLVRRQFTEGAGVPGLFAIHQDATGEAREIALAYGKGIGSARGGLLETTFAEETVTDLFGEQAVLCGGTTELVKAGFETLVEAGYQPELAYFETLHELKLIVDLMFEGGMATMRYSISDTAEWGDYVSGPRIIDASVKARMKEVLTDIQDGTFAKRWIEENETGRPEYTKFKEAGANHQIEEVGAKLRAMMPFINQGKQKVTVQ